The following proteins come from a genomic window of Proteinivorax hydrogeniformans:
- a CDS encoding DUF2089 domain-containing protein, which produces MKKQAIGKCPICDSHLNVAKLKCNHCDTSIEGDFELCKFCKLGREQKEFVEVFIKSRGNIKEVERELGISYPTVRSRLEGVIESLGYRPEPIPKVDPATAEKRKKVLDALNNGDITAEEAVELLKEQS; this is translated from the coding sequence ATGAAAAAGCAGGCAATTGGCAAGTGCCCCATCTGTGATTCGCATTTAAATGTTGCTAAGCTAAAGTGCAATCATTGCGATACGTCTATTGAAGGTGATTTTGAATTATGCAAGTTTTGCAAGCTAGGTAGGGAACAAAAAGAGTTTGTTGAAGTTTTTATCAAAAGCAGAGGAAATATTAAGGAAGTTGAGAGAGAGCTGGGGATATCTTATCCTACAGTTCGAAGCAGATTAGAAGGTGTTATAGAATCTTTAGGATACAGACCAGAACCAATTCCTAAAGTGGATCCTGCCACCGCAGAGAAAAGAAAAAAGGTGCTTGACGCTTTAAACAATGGTGATATTACGGCGGAAGAAGCAGTAGAATTATTAAAAGAGCAAAGTTAG
- a CDS encoding DUF4097 family beta strand repeat-containing protein, giving the protein MGLNEREMILEMLSEGKISQEQANKLLAALDKVEVDESTADGEKVTHTCSKDGGCEEDEGFSLFENLKDAFGVALNSNHIHEFKREIKQTFITSLVDVELGSRKGNIEIQGWSRGYGYIEETIKVKGIKNKEEAEKLAEKYRTLTVGKDFIQAKKEMKSKRIFISYKLFLPKANQYDVCVSTVNGKVTIAGIVTKDCDLSLVNGKCDLSDVKGEDLELSMVNGKGIVSGEFKDIDCSTVNGKLEISDYLSSPGDIDISTVNGPIIIALPTPGLNVKVDLSAVNGRAKVEHPNLNIQSKNGVVITKNCTIVGEGKAHRFYDVSSVNGSLTLKEL; this is encoded by the coding sequence GTGGGGCTTAATGAGAGGGAAATGATACTTGAAATGCTGTCAGAAGGTAAGATCTCTCAGGAACAGGCTAATAAGTTATTAGCAGCTTTAGACAAAGTAGAAGTAGATGAAAGCACAGCTGACGGTGAAAAGGTTACGCATACTTGTAGCAAAGATGGGGGTTGTGAAGAAGATGAGGGGTTTTCTTTATTTGAAAACTTGAAAGATGCTTTTGGTGTAGCCCTTAACAGTAACCATATCCATGAATTTAAAAGGGAGATAAAACAAACCTTTATCACCAGTTTAGTGGACGTAGAGCTTGGTTCTAGAAAAGGCAACATCGAAATACAGGGTTGGAGTAGGGGTTATGGTTATATAGAAGAAACTATTAAAGTTAAGGGAATAAAAAATAAAGAAGAAGCAGAGAAGTTAGCGGAGAAATATCGGACATTAACGGTCGGAAAAGACTTTATACAAGCTAAAAAAGAGATGAAGAGTAAGCGAATATTTATATCGTATAAGCTTTTTTTGCCCAAAGCCAACCAATATGATGTCTGCGTTAGCACAGTTAATGGGAAAGTGACTATAGCGGGAATCGTTACAAAGGATTGTGACTTAAGCCTAGTTAATGGGAAATGCGATTTAAGTGATGTAAAGGGGGAAGACCTTGAGCTTTCTATGGTCAACGGTAAGGGTATTGTTTCCGGCGAGTTCAAAGATATTGACTGCTCTACTGTAAATGGGAAACTGGAAATATCCGATTACCTTAGTAGCCCAGGAGATATTGACATTTCTACAGTTAACGGTCCTATAATAATAGCACTTCCAACCCCTGGTTTGAATGTCAAGGTTGATTTAAGCGCTGTAAACGGAAGAGCTAAAGTTGAACATCCAAACTTAAACATTCAAAGTAAAAATGGGGTAGTGATAACTAAAAATTGTACGATTGTAGGTGAAGGAAAAGCGCACAGATTTTATGATGTTAGTTCCGTCAATGGATCACTAACCTTAAAAGAATTATAA
- a CDS encoding protease complex subunit PrcB family protein yields the protein MDKNLEKSADLAKAPDAIEVQRERLKKAGGEYIYDCDDTGKKYVYIALGERPTGGYSIKTEVEKQENKIVVKYKEVKPAKGDMVTMVITYPEKLLIFDTEKEIEVKKIN from the coding sequence GTGGACAAAAATCTAGAAAAATCAGCGGATTTAGCAAAGGCTCCCGATGCAATAGAAGTACAGAGAGAGCGGCTAAAAAAAGCTGGTGGCGAGTATATTTATGACTGTGACGACACAGGAAAAAAATATGTATACATTGCCTTAGGAGAAAGACCGACTGGTGGGTACTCAATCAAGACTGAAGTGGAAAAGCAAGAGAATAAAATCGTAGTAAAATATAAAGAGGTAAAGCCGGCAAAAGGCGATATGGTAACCATGGTGATTACTTATCCTGAAAAGCTTCTAATTTTCGATACCGAAAAGGAGATTGAAGTTAAAAAGATTAATTAG